The Nitrospirota bacterium sequence GTTGCACGACCTTCATATACGCATAATATAACATCTATCTATAATGAACTTGAAGAGACTGGTGGATTAACCATGGTTGATACCTATAGATTTTCAGCTGTAATCGGTGACACAACATACACCTGGACATTTACGCATCCTGTTAAGATTACTGCATCTGTTGGAGACTAATTGTGAGATAAATGTGAGGAGATGTTAATGTGAAAATAATGAGGAACCAGAAAGGTTTTACACTGATTGAACTTGTTATAGTAATCATCATCCTCGGGATTCTTGCAGCGGTGGCGATACCGA is a genomic window containing:
- a CDS encoding prepilin-type N-terminal cleavage/methylation domain-containing protein; the encoded protein is MRNQKGFTLIELVIVIIILGILAAVAIP